A stretch of Lysinibacillus agricola DNA encodes these proteins:
- a CDS encoding LysR family transcriptional regulator substrate-binding protein has translation MRSSSSQDKVRIEQLEEEPFIMTKAGYDNDLQRIFTETNVNLKIEFEMADDQAIIAMVENELGVSIIPELVLQSFQNNVSIHELEREKYRSIGIAVTSLKEISPAALQFIQYVKTMLLK, from the coding sequence ATACGCTCCTCAAGTAGTCAGGATAAAGTCCGCATTGAACAATTGGAGGAAGAACCCTTTATCATGACAAAAGCCGGTTATGACAACGATTTGCAACGTATCTTTACAGAGACCAATGTTAATTTAAAAATTGAATTCGAAATGGCCGATGATCAAGCTATTATCGCCATGGTGGAAAATGAGCTAGGTGTCAGTATCATTCCAGAACTAGTTCTCCAAAGTTTCCAAAATAATGTTAGTATTCATGAATTAGAGCGGGAAAAGTATCGATCTATCGGTATTGCTGTAACATCCCTTAAAGAAATATCTCCAGCGGCCCTACAGTTTATTCAATATGTAAAGACAATGTTATTAAAATAA
- a CDS encoding CPBP family intramembrane glutamic endopeptidase → MSSKKSIYLLLSPFAIIGLGFITASIFSQYIQGWAWIPLAIVYWSTIGICIFYFKGDKPIKSWLGKSEVSKVWITISLLLGMFPLTIFFMNYKLFNSTFLIVLWLLFAFINPWFEELYWRGILLDGLANWFPKWFSILYTTLFFVLSHPLMWGVFSIASKSYHLYIYLSIAGVVWAITYFKTKSLRWVIFSHFIVDIGNLTVLTFLNIYLPPTM, encoded by the coding sequence ATGAGTAGTAAAAAAAGTATATATCTTCTACTATCACCATTTGCAATCATCGGATTGGGATTTATAACTGCATCAATCTTTAGTCAGTACATACAAGGGTGGGCTTGGATTCCTTTGGCGATAGTTTACTGGAGTACAATTGGAATCTGTATTTTTTATTTTAAAGGAGATAAGCCGATTAAAAGTTGGCTAGGAAAATCTGAAGTTTCTAAAGTTTGGATTACGATATCTTTACTATTAGGAATGTTTCCATTAACTATATTTTTCATGAATTATAAGTTATTTAATTCCACTTTTCTTATTGTGCTATGGTTATTATTTGCTTTTATCAATCCTTGGTTTGAAGAGCTTTATTGGCGTGGGATATTACTGGATGGTCTGGCAAACTGGTTTCCCAAATGGTTCAGTATATTGTATACAACTTTATTTTTTGTGCTTAGTCATCCATTAATGTGGGGAGTATTTTCTATTGCAAGTAAATCCTACCATTTATATATTTATTTAAGTATAGCTGGTGTTGTTTGGGCAATTACATATTTTAAAACAAAGAGCTTAAGATGGGTAATATTTTCACATTTTATTGTAGATATCGGTAACTTAACTGTATTAACCTTTTTGAATATTTATTTACCACCTACAATGTAG
- a CDS encoding ABC transporter permease — MRIGAIVTRIMQQMIRDKRTLGLLFFAPLLVLSLMYFVFNSNEPEMTLVVSNGPASIIEKLEEADFHVIEKNDFSIASLKDEKYDGWLAFHQTELKLTLLNDDPSTAKALKMKLSQVLQPEQSAMMKLTTDYVYGDENTAIFDIFSPMLTGFFVFFFVFLITGIALLKERTSGTLERLLATPIKRSEIVAGYMIGYGLFALIQTTIIVLFGVYVLDIVHVGSIWLVLLINIIVALVSLSLGALLSSFASSEFQMMQFIPLVIIPQIFFSGIFPLDNMVEWLQNIGRIMPLYYAADALNGVMYKGYSFSGILVDLVILACFALVFITLNIISLKKYRSL; from the coding sequence ATGAGAATCGGCGCAATTGTTACAAGAATTATGCAGCAAATGATACGCGATAAACGTACACTTGGCTTATTATTTTTTGCACCTCTTCTTGTGCTTTCGTTAATGTATTTTGTTTTTAATAGTAATGAACCAGAAATGACATTAGTCGTGTCAAATGGTCCTGCATCAATAATTGAAAAGCTTGAAGAGGCAGATTTTCATGTTATTGAAAAAAATGATTTTTCTATTGCCAGTTTAAAAGATGAAAAATATGATGGTTGGTTAGCTTTTCATCAAACTGAATTGAAGCTCACATTATTAAATGATGATCCGTCTACAGCCAAGGCTTTAAAGATGAAGCTTTCTCAGGTTTTACAGCCTGAACAATCTGCAATGATGAAGTTGACGACTGATTATGTATATGGCGATGAAAATACCGCTATTTTTGATATTTTTAGCCCGATGCTGACAGGCTTCTTTGTGTTCTTTTTCGTTTTTTTAATTACAGGGATAGCGTTGTTAAAAGAACGAACTTCAGGGACATTGGAGCGCTTACTAGCGACACCGATTAAACGTTCTGAAATTGTCGCTGGTTATATGATTGGTTATGGATTGTTTGCTTTGATTCAAACGACTATTATTGTGCTATTCGGGGTTTATGTCCTTGATATCGTACATGTTGGCTCTATTTGGCTTGTGCTGTTAATCAATATTATCGTTGCACTTGTTTCATTATCATTAGGAGCTCTCTTATCAAGTTTTGCTTCTTCTGAGTTTCAAATGATGCAATTTATTCCGCTTGTCATTATACCGCAAATTTTCTTTTCAGGAATTTTCCCTCTTGATAATATGGTGGAGTGGCTGCAAAATATTGGTCGTATAATGCCACTTTACTATGCAGCTGACGCTTTGAATGGGGTTATGTATAAGGGATATTCCTTTAGCGGAATTCTAGTGGACTTAGTGATTCTTGCTTGCTTCGCTCTTGTATTTATTACATTAAATATTATAAGTCTAAAAAAATATCGATCATTATAA
- a CDS encoding ABC transporter ATP-binding protein: protein MGNNAISLNSIEKKFHQKQVIAPLSLEIPKGQLIGLLGPSGCGKTTLIKMIMGMIKPDNGHIKVLNHTVPHKQLLTDIGYMAQSDALYLDLTGEENLHFFAKLYRLSKKERAERVNYAASLVHLTDDLNSKVLNYSGGMKRRLSLAIALTQNPKLLILDEPTVGIDPVLKKEIWQELIRLKNDEHKTILVTTHAMDEAERCDQLAMLRNGHIIAHGTPHDLKAHYQAKDFDEVFLKAGGEAL from the coding sequence ATGGGAAACAATGCAATTTCATTAAACTCCATAGAAAAAAAGTTTCACCAAAAACAAGTAATTGCCCCGCTTTCCTTAGAAATTCCTAAGGGACAGCTAATTGGCTTACTTGGCCCTTCAGGCTGTGGGAAAACGACTTTAATTAAAATGATTATGGGAATGATCAAGCCCGATAATGGTCATATTAAAGTGTTAAATCATACAGTCCCCCATAAGCAATTACTAACGGATATCGGCTATATGGCACAATCTGATGCACTGTATTTAGATTTAACAGGTGAAGAAAACCTTCATTTTTTTGCTAAGCTTTATCGATTATCAAAAAAAGAGCGTGCGGAGCGTGTAAATTATGCTGCAAGCCTTGTTCATTTAACGGATGATTTAAATAGTAAGGTGTTGAATTATTCTGGAGGGATGAAACGAAGATTATCCCTTGCAATTGCCCTTACCCAAAATCCAAAGTTGTTGATTTTAGATGAGCCAACTGTTGGTATTGATCCCGTATTGAAAAAAGAAATTTGGCAGGAGTTAATTCGTTTAAAAAACGATGAGCATAAAACAATTTTAGTAACGACACATGCAATGGATGAAGCAGAGCGCTGTGATCAGCTGGCTATGCTACGCAATGGTCATATTATCGCACATGGAACACCACATGATTTGAAAGCTCATTATCAGGCAAAGGACTTTGATGAAGTGTTTTTAAAGGCTGGAGGTGAAGCACTATGA
- a CDS encoding TetR/AcrR family transcriptional regulator, translating into MPKNEEQNQELRDARKEQILQAALIVFARRGMAATKISDIAKEAGLSHGLVYHYFDSKDEIFSMLVKKAANSSIEIIQKAIEHMGTPLEKLKWMTEQILNNLIDTEHTFLFLIMIQASTSDAIPNEVKEFLTKDNALSPVDATLPMIVAGQEEGEIISANPVTLAVTYFAFIQGLAINKIQWPECPIPDANMLMKIFTKE; encoded by the coding sequence ATGCCAAAAAACGAAGAACAAAATCAGGAGCTTAGAGATGCACGGAAAGAACAAATATTACAAGCTGCATTAATAGTCTTTGCCAGAAGAGGTATGGCGGCAACAAAAATTAGTGATATTGCTAAAGAAGCTGGTTTAAGCCATGGACTTGTCTACCATTATTTTGATTCAAAAGATGAAATTTTTTCGATGCTTGTAAAAAAAGCTGCTAATAGTTCTATTGAAATTATCCAGAAAGCAATTGAGCATATGGGCACACCGCTTGAGAAATTAAAGTGGATGACAGAGCAAATATTAAATAACTTAATAGATACAGAACATACTTTTTTATTTTTGATTATGATACAGGCAAGTACTTCTGACGCTATTCCAAATGAAGTAAAAGAGTTTCTAACAAAGGATAATGCACTATCACCTGTTGATGCTACATTGCCTATGATTGTAGCAGGACAGGAAGAGGGGGAAATCATTTCAGCAAATCCAGTAACATTAGCTGTTACTTATTTTGCTTTTATACAAGGTTTAGCAATTAACAAAATTCAATGGCCAGAATGCCCGATACCTGATGCAAATATGCTTATGAAGATTTTTACAAAAGAATAA
- a CDS encoding TetR/AcrR family transcriptional regulator: MSIHDIMNFETKRAIKNALLIQIEEVGFERVTVKNLAITANINRGTFYLHYKDKFEVMEDLQQELLNELESYVKNVQPLDAFHTIKTGQLYQPFIEVFKCIKEHAAAFRVILGEQGSPAFSKRMKKVFSNHILDRISVIREEGLDPEFQRYFGAFLTSAILGVIQEWLDHGDEDLNVEELAMIHFRLLRFLGDLASLQK, translated from the coding sequence ATGTCTATTCACGATATAATGAATTTTGAAACAAAACGAGCTATAAAAAATGCATTACTTATACAAATAGAGGAAGTAGGTTTTGAACGAGTAACAGTAAAAAATTTAGCTATTACTGCAAACATTAATCGAGGTACTTTTTATCTACATTATAAGGATAAATTTGAAGTAATGGAGGATTTGCAGCAGGAATTATTAAATGAACTAGAAAGCTACGTGAAAAATGTTCAACCGCTAGATGCCTTTCATACGATAAAAACAGGTCAACTGTATCAGCCATTTATCGAAGTGTTTAAATGTATTAAAGAGCATGCAGCGGCATTTCGAGTTATTTTAGGGGAGCAGGGGAGCCCCGCTTTTAGTAAGAGGATGAAGAAAGTTTTTAGTAATCATATTTTGGACAGAATCTCTGTTATTCGAGAAGAAGGACTTGATCCAGAATTCCAACGATATTTTGGGGCTTTTTTAACTTCCGCGATTTTAGGTGTTATTCAAGAGTGGCTAGACCATGGAGATGAGGATTTAAACGTGGAGGAGTTAGCAATGATTCATTTTCGGTTATTGCGCTTCCTTGGTGATTTGGCATCTTTGCAGAAATGA
- a CDS encoding ATP-binding cassette domain-containing protein, which translates to MNTIMEIQNISKQYRGKKILENATFSICANQIIALVGKNGSGKSTLLKIIAELVEADSGSIVKHRQTLKIGYVPEVTPSHILFTPEEYLYHMGRIRGMPKEQLQQKINDLLELFHLQDARNIRIDNFSKGMKHKVLIMQAMLEDTDLLILDEPLSGLDPKAQSDLEETLSF; encoded by the coding sequence ATGAATACGATTATGGAAATACAGAACATCTCTAAACAGTATAGAGGTAAGAAAATCTTAGAAAATGCTACATTTTCTATTTGTGCCAATCAAATTATAGCTCTTGTAGGAAAGAATGGATCAGGTAAGAGTACCCTTCTAAAAATCATTGCAGAATTAGTCGAGGCTGACAGTGGCTCTATTGTGAAACATCGACAGACATTAAAAATTGGATATGTGCCAGAAGTGACGCCTTCACATATTTTGTTTACGCCAGAAGAATATCTTTATCATATGGGCAGAATTCGAGGTATGCCGAAAGAACAACTACAGCAAAAAATAAATGATTTACTTGAATTATTTCATTTACAGGATGCTCGGAACATTCGGATTGATAATTTTTCCAAAGGTATGAAGCACAAGGTTTTGATTATGCAGGCAATGCTTGAAGACACTGATCTGCTTATCTTAGATGAACCATTATCAGGACTCGATCCTAAGGCACAAAGCGATTTAGAAGAAACCCTCTCTTTTTAA
- a CDS encoding ABC transporter permease subunit has product MNFTLLKHEVLATVKLFSIILAVLMLYIISTVYMYNPEMNDTLHKLTETMPELMSAFGMNNIGNTLIEFLSTYLYGFLLLVFPLVFIIMLANKLMMGYIDNGSMAYLIATPNTRFKIVFTQAFFLVASIFTLLTVTTLVVVIFSEILFPNELNISAFLILNIGLFFLHFAISGYCFFVSCSSKDLRTSYAYSTGIPILFYLIQALSNMGGSLEKLKYFTIYSLFAPEKLMTQESSSIWMLGALFLIGLLCYMLAIRVFVKRDLYL; this is encoded by the coding sequence ATGAACTTTACTTTGCTAAAACATGAGGTGCTAGCGACTGTTAAGCTTTTTAGTATTATACTCGCTGTTTTAATGCTCTATATTATTAGCACTGTTTATATGTATAACCCTGAAATGAATGATACTCTTCATAAGCTTACCGAAACCATGCCTGAATTGATGTCAGCATTTGGTATGAATAACATAGGTAATACGTTAATTGAATTTTTATCAACCTATTTGTATGGATTTTTATTACTTGTTTTTCCGTTAGTTTTCATCATTATGTTGGCAAATAAACTAATGATGGGCTATATCGATAATGGTTCAATGGCATACTTAATTGCGACACCGAATACACGTTTTAAAATTGTCTTCACGCAAGCATTTTTTTTAGTTGCTAGCATCTTTACACTGCTCACGGTAACAACTTTGGTAGTAGTCATATTTTCCGAGATTCTTTTTCCAAATGAATTAAATATAAGTGCTTTTTTGATATTAAATATCGGTCTTTTTTTCTTACACTTTGCCATTAGTGGCTACTGCTTTTTTGTATCCTGCAGTAGCAAGGATTTAAGAACCTCTTATGCGTATAGTACAGGAATTCCTATTCTTTTTTATTTAATTCAAGCGCTTAGTAATATGGGTGGTTCTTTAGAAAAGCTTAAGTACTTCACGATTTACTCATTGTTTGCACCTGAGAAATTAATGACTCAAGAAAGCTCGTCTATTTGGATGCTAGGAGCATTATTTTTAATTGGGTTGCTGTGCTATATGCTAGCTATTCGTGTTTTTGTTAAACGTGATTTGTATTTATAA